The segment TGTCGCCCCAACGGCCCGCCTGGAGACCGGAGTCACCATCGGTCCCTACAGCACGCTCGGGGACCACGTCACCCTGGGAGAGGGCACCACCATCGGCGCTCACGTCGTCATCGAGGCGGGGGCCCATGTGGGCAAGCACTGCCGGATCTTCTCCCACGCGGTCCTGAGCTCGGAGCCCCAGGACCTGAAGTTCCAGGGAGAGAAGAGCCAGCTCATCGTGGGGGATGGGACCGTCATCCGGGAGTTCGCGACGCTGAACCGGGCCACGAGCGGCGGGGGGGGAAAGACCGTCGTGGGTCGGGGCTGCCTCATCATGGCCTACGCGCACGTGGCCCACGACTGCCACCTGGCGGACGGCGTCATCCTGGCGAACGGTGCGACCCTCGGCGGGCACGTCATCATTGAGGAGCATGCCATCATCGGCGGGCTGACGGGCGTGCACCAGTTCTGTCGGATCGGGGCGCACGCGATCATCGGGGGCTGCTCCGGGATCCTTCTGGACGTTCCCCCCTACGTGAAGGCGCAGGGGAATCGGGCGCGCCTCTTCGGCCTGAACACGGTCGGGCTGAAGCGCCGCAACTTCCCCCCCGAGACCATCCGGCATCTGAAGCAGGCCTACCGCTTGCTCTTCCTCTCCGGCCTCACCACCAGCCAGGCGCTGGAGCGGATCACCGCTGAAGTCCCGACCTGCGCGGAGATCCAGCACCTGGTCCACTTCATCAAGACTTCCGACCGGGGGATCACCCGGTGAGCGGGACGGCCGACGCCCTGGGCCTCATCGCGGGCTGCGGCCCGCTCCCCCTGATCGCCGCGCGGGAGGCCAAGGCCCGGGGGCTCCGGGTCGTGGCCGTCGCCCTCCGGGAGGAGACCGACCCCGCCCTGGAGGGCATCGCGGACCGGACCGCCTGGGTCAGCGTGGGGCAGCTCGGGGCCCTCCTGCGGGCGTTTCGGCGGGAGGGGGTGACGGAGGCCATCATGGTCGGGAAAGTCCAGATGACACACCTCTTCGGCCGGATCCGGCCGGATCTGCGCGGGGCGCGCCTTTTCGCCCGACTGCGGGACCGCCGCGGGGACGCGATCCTGGAGGGGGTGGCGGACGAGCTGGCGAAGGAGGGGATCACCCTCCGGCCGTCCACCGACTTTCTGGGGGGCATCCTGCTCGGGCAGGGAGTCCTCACCCGCCGGGCGCCCACGCCGGCGGAGCGGGAGGACATCCGTTTCGGCCGGGAGATCGCTCGGACCATCGCCGCCCTCAAGATCGGGCAGACGGTGGTAGTCAGGCGGGGAACCGTGGTGGCGGTGGAGTCTGTCGAGGGGACCGACGCCGCCATCCGCCGCGGAGGCGCCCTGGCGAAGGAGGGGGTGGTGGTGGTGAAGGCCTCCCGCCCCGATCACGACTTCCGCTTCGATGTCCCCGTCATCGGGCAGAGTACCGTGGAGGCCCTGCGGGAGGTTCGGGGCCGGGCCCTGGCCGTCGAGGCCGGCCGAACCCTCTGTCTCGACCGGGAAAAGATGGTGGCGGTGGCCGACGAGGGCGGAATCGCGATCATCGCGGAGTAGGGGCGACGGTCGGGAGTGCGCCGGGAGGGGTGGCCGGTGAGGCTGTGGCGGAGGAGAGGGTGGGCGTAGGGGACCGGCCGATTCCGGTGGCCGTCATCGGGGTGGGCCACGTGGGGCAGCACCACGCGCGGCTATACCGGGAACTGCCGGGAGCCGAGCTGGTCGCCGTGTGCGACACGGATGCGGCCCGCGCGGCGGCCGTCGCCGCCCGCGAGGGCACCGAGGCGGTGGCGGACTTCCGGAGCCTGCTGGGGAAGGTCGACGCGGTCAGCGTTGCCGTCCCGACGGTCCACCACCGCGCTGTGGCGGGCGCGTTCCTGGAGGCCGGCGCCGATGTCCTGGTGGAGAAGCCCATCGCCGAGACCTTGGAAGAGGCGGAGGCGCTGGTGGCCGCGGCGCGCCGGGCGGACCGCGTGCTCCAGGTGGGCCACGTGGAGCGTTTCAACGGGGGGGTTCGGGCGCTGCACGCACTCGTCGGGGAGCCGGGGTTCATCGAATGCCACCGGCTGGGGCCCTTCGCCGGCCGGGGAACCGACGTGGACGTGGTCCGGGATCTCATGATCCACGATATCGATATCATCCTGAGCCTCGTCCGGTCCCCCGTGGTCCAGGTGCAGGCGGTGGGGGTCCCCGTCATCTCGGACCGGGTGGACATCGCCAATGCCCGCCTGCAGTTCGCCTCCGGGTGCATCGCGAATGTGACCGCGAGCCGCGTGAGCGTCGAGCGCCTCCGCAAGCTCCGCATCTTCCAGCGGGACACCTACCTGGCGCTGGACTACGCGGCGCAGGAGGTGGCCTGCTACCGGCGCCTCCTCCCGCCTCCCGGCGCCCCCGTCAGCGAGTTGCCCCGCATCGTCCGGGAGGAGGTGGCGGTCGACAAGGCCGAGCCGCTTCGCCTGGAGCTGGAGAGCTTCCTGGCTGCCGTCCGGACCCGGGCCCGTCCGGTGGTCTCCGGGGAAGAGGCGCTGGAGGCGCTCCGAGTCGCGGGAGAAATCCTGGCAAAGCTCTAGGGGGAGGGGCGGAGGGCGGAGATGGGAGGTGGGTGGATTCTCCTGTCCGCCGGTGAGGCCTCCGGAGACCTCCTGGGGGCGGAGCTGGCCACAGAACTGAAGCGCCGCACGCCCGACCTGGAGCTTGCGGGCATGGGGGGGGATCGGATGGCGGCTGCGGGGGTCGCGCTGGCCGTGCAGGCCCGCGACGTGGCGGTGGTAGGCCTGACCGAAGCCCTGGCGCGGCTCCCGAGGCTCTGGCGCGCCTACCGACTTCTCGTCGGTATGCTGCGGGACCCGCGGCCCGACCTGCTCCTCTGCATCGACTTCCCGGAGTTTAACCTCCGCCTCGCCCGCGCCGCCGCCCGGGTAGGCGTGCCCGTCTGCTACTACGTGAGTCCGCAGATCTGGGCATGGCGACGCGGTCGGATCCGGACCCTCCGGCGCCTCGTCCGAAGGATGCTGGTCATCTTCCCCTTCGAGGAGGCCCTCTACCGCGAAGCCGGGGTGCCGGTGCGCTTCGTGGGCCACCCGCTTCTGGATCGGGTGCAGGCCGTTCCGTCCCGAGAGGTCTGCCGGGCCCGCCTCGGCCTTCTCGGGGGGGAGCGGCTGATCGGCCTCCTGCCGGGGAGCCGCGAGGCCGAGGTCCGACGCCACCTGCCCGTGATGGCGGAGGCCGCGGCGCGTATCGGGACTGCCCTCCCCGGGACCCGATTCGCCGTGGCCGTGGCGGACACCGTCGCACCCGAGAGGCTGACCCCGCTCGTCCCCTCGGACCTGAGAGCCGCCATCCGCCTCGTGACGGGGGACACCTACGGCGTCATCCGAGCGGCCGAGCTGGTCATCGCCGCCAGCGGCACGGTAACACTGGAGGCGGGGGTTCTGGGGACCCCGCTGGTCGTGATCTACAAGGTCTCCCCCCTCACCTACCTCGCCGGGCGGCTCCTTATCCGTGTGCCGTTCATCGGCATGGTGAACCTGGTTGCCGGTCGCCAGGTGGCGCCGGAGTTGATCCAGGGCGCGGCCACCCCCGAGCGGATCGCGGCCGAGGCCCTGAGTTTGCTCCGGGACCCGACACGCCTGGCGGCGGTGCGAGCGGAGCTCGCCCGTCTTCCCGGACTGCTGGGGGAGGGGGGGGCGCCGGGCCGGGCGGCCGAAGCTGTCCTCGCGTGCCTGGCGGAGGCGCGCCGCTGATGCGGCGCCTCCTGCGGCGGCTCCGGCGCTCCCGCCCCGTGCTGGCTGCCGGGGCCTCGATGGGCGCGGCCGCCCTCTGGCTCCTCCGCCGAACCCTCCGCCTCCGGATGGTGGGGCGGGAGTGGGCCGAGGCCTTTCACGCGCGGGAGAAACGACCGCTCATCTTCACCTTCTGGCACGGGCGCCTCCTCATGATGCCGTTTTCGTGGCCGGGCAGGCCGGCCACAATCCTGGTCAGCCGCCACGCCGACGGGGAGGTGCTCAGCAGGATCGCCTGGCGCTTCGGTATTCGGAGCGTGCGCGGGTCCACCTCCCGGGGGGCGCACGCGGGTCTCCGGGCGATGCTCCGCGCCTACCAGGATGGTTCGCACCTGGCGACCGGGACGGATGGCCCGCGGGGGCCCCGGGAGCGCGCCCAGCTCGGCGTCATCGAGCTGGCCCGGCGGACCGGCGCGCCAGTGGTCCCGATCGGCTTCGGCGCGAGCCGGGGCTGGTTCCTTCCCACCTGGGACCGGTTCTTCATCCCCTGCCCCTTTGCCCGGGGCACCTTCGTCTTCGGTGAGGCCCTCCTGGTCCCTCCGGGGGCGGACCGGGTCGCCATCGAGGCGGCGCGGGTCGAACTGGAGCGCCGGCTCAACGCCGTCACCGCCGCGGCGGATGCGGCGGGGAGGGGCTGAGTGTACGGCCTGTATACCGTGGGCCTGCTGGCCGCCTTCCTGGCCATGACCCCGCGCCTCCTGTGGCGCTACGGGCGCGGGGGAGCCTTTCGCGCCGGGATCGGCCAGCGCCGCGGCCGCTACGCGCCCGAGGATCTCGCGGGCCTCCGTGGAAGACGGCCGTTCTGGCTGCACGCGGTGTCGGTGGGCGAGGTCCTGGCGGTGAGCGAGCTGCTCGCGGCCCTGCGGGAGAGACGGCCCGACCGGCCCGTTCTGGTCTCCACGGTGACCGAGACGGGCCAGGCCCTCGCCGCAGAGCGCCTCGCCGCGGCACACGCCCGGATCTATTTTCCCTTCGATCTGCCGGGATGCGTTCGGCGGGCGGTCGGAACGATCCAGCCCCGCCTGGTCCTGCTGGCAGAAACCGAGCTCTGGCCCAACTTCCTCCGCGCCTGCAGGGACCGTCTGATCCCGGTCGTCCTCGTGAACGGGCGGATCTCCCCGCGGTCCTTCCCTCGTTACCGGCTGGCCCGCCCATTCCTCCGCCGGGTCCTTGGCGACCTCACCCTGTGCCTGATGCAGACCGACGCTGACGCGGAGCGCCTCCGATCCCTCGGGGCGCCGGCCGACCGGGTCCGCGTGACGGGCAACTTGAAGTATGACCTCCGGGCCGTCCCGGTCTCCGCGGCGGAGCGGCGGGCGTGGCTGACGAGCCTGGGCATCCCGGAGGGGGCAGAGGTGCTCCTGGCCGGCAGCACCCACAGGGGCGAAGAGGAGGCGGCCGTCGCGGCGCTCTCTGCGCTCCGCCAGGCGTACCCGGAGGCCCGGCTCATCCTCGCTCCCCGGCATCCCGAGCGCCTCGCGGAGGCCGAGGCAGCGGCCGGCGCTGCCGGCTTCGCCTCCGGCCGCTGGAGCAGCCGACCCTTCGCACCCTCGTTCCGGCCCCCTGTGATCGTCGTGGACACGGTAGGAGAGCTGGCCCGCCTGTACGCCCTCGGCACGGTGGTGTTCGTCGGG is part of the Candidatus Methylomirabilis sp. genome and harbors:
- the lpxA gene encoding acyl-ACP--UDP-N-acetylglucosamine O-acyltransferase, which encodes MSIHPTAIVAPTARLETGVTIGPYSTLGDHVTLGEGTTIGAHVVIEAGAHVGKHCRIFSHAVLSSEPQDLKFQGEKSQLIVGDGTVIREFATLNRATSGGGGKTVVGRGCLIMAYAHVAHDCHLADGVILANGATLGGHVIIEEHAIIGGLTGVHQFCRIGAHAIIGGCSGILLDVPPYVKAQGNRARLFGLNTVGLKRRNFPPETIRHLKQAYRLLFLSGLTTSQALERITAEVPTCAEIQHLVHFIKTSDRGITR
- the lpxI gene encoding UDP-2,3-diacylglucosamine diphosphatase LpxI (LpxI, functionally equivalent to LpxH, replaces it in LPS biosynthesis in a minority of bacteria.), with the translated sequence MSGTADALGLIAGCGPLPLIAAREAKARGLRVVAVALREETDPALEGIADRTAWVSVGQLGALLRAFRREGVTEAIMVGKVQMTHLFGRIRPDLRGARLFARLRDRRGDAILEGVADELAKEGITLRPSTDFLGGILLGQGVLTRRAPTPAEREDIRFGREIARTIAALKIGQTVVVRRGTVVAVESVEGTDAAIRRGGALAKEGVVVVKASRPDHDFRFDVPVIGQSTVEALREVRGRALAVEAGRTLCLDREKMVAVADEGGIAIIAE
- a CDS encoding Gfo/Idh/MocA family oxidoreductase; amino-acid sequence: MGVGDRPIPVAVIGVGHVGQHHARLYRELPGAELVAVCDTDAARAAAVAAREGTEAVADFRSLLGKVDAVSVAVPTVHHRAVAGAFLEAGADVLVEKPIAETLEEAEALVAAARRADRVLQVGHVERFNGGVRALHALVGEPGFIECHRLGPFAGRGTDVDVVRDLMIHDIDIILSLVRSPVVQVQAVGVPVISDRVDIANARLQFASGCIANVTASRVSVERLRKLRIFQRDTYLALDYAAQEVACYRRLLPPPGAPVSELPRIVREEVAVDKAEPLRLELESFLAAVRTRARPVVSGEEALEALRVAGEILAKL
- the lpxB gene encoding lipid-A-disaccharide synthase, which produces MGGGWILLSAGEASGDLLGAELATELKRRTPDLELAGMGGDRMAAAGVALAVQARDVAVVGLTEALARLPRLWRAYRLLVGMLRDPRPDLLLCIDFPEFNLRLARAAARVGVPVCYYVSPQIWAWRRGRIRTLRRLVRRMLVIFPFEEALYREAGVPVRFVGHPLLDRVQAVPSREVCRARLGLLGGERLIGLLPGSREAEVRRHLPVMAEAAARIGTALPGTRFAVAVADTVAPERLTPLVPSDLRAAIRLVTGDTYGVIRAAELVIAASGTVTLEAGVLGTPLVVIYKVSPLTYLAGRLLIRVPFIGMVNLVAGRQVAPELIQGAATPERIAAEALSLLRDPTRLAAVRAELARLPGLLGEGGAPGRAAEAVLACLAEARR
- a CDS encoding lysophospholipid acyltransferase family protein, with translation MRRLLRRLRRSRPVLAAGASMGAAALWLLRRTLRLRMVGREWAEAFHAREKRPLIFTFWHGRLLMMPFSWPGRPATILVSRHADGEVLSRIAWRFGIRSVRGSTSRGAHAGLRAMLRAYQDGSHLATGTDGPRGPRERAQLGVIELARRTGAPVVPIGFGASRGWFLPTWDRFFIPCPFARGTFVFGEALLVPPGADRVAIEAARVELERRLNAVTAAADAAGRG
- a CDS encoding 3-deoxy-D-manno-octulosonic acid transferase, whose translation is MYGLYTVGLLAAFLAMTPRLLWRYGRGGAFRAGIGQRRGRYAPEDLAGLRGRRPFWLHAVSVGEVLAVSELLAALRERRPDRPVLVSTVTETGQALAAERLAAAHARIYFPFDLPGCVRRAVGTIQPRLVLLAETELWPNFLRACRDRLIPVVLVNGRISPRSFPRYRLARPFLRRVLGDLTLCLMQTDADAERLRSLGAPADRVRVTGNLKYDLRAVPVSAAERRAWLTSLGIPEGAEVLLAGSTHRGEEEAAVAALSALRQAYPEARLILAPRHPERLAEAEAAAGAAGFASGRWSSRPFAPSFRPPVIVVDTVGELARLYALGTVVFVGGSLAPVGGHNILEPAQHGCPILFGPYMANFSEMANAFLAEGAAVQVPDASGLAAHVLALARNPTGAKRLGEAAAALLERHRGATARTVAALEALL